The sequence GCTGGTAGATGAGCTGGGGGTACTGCTCGTTCACCAGGCCGATGCCGACATGCACCATGCCGTCCGCGACCCGGCCCGTGAGCTGGAAACCCAGCATGACCTCCATGCGGAACCGCACATTGGGGTAGTATTGCGAGAAGCGGCGGATCGCCTCGTGAATGCGCGCCGAGGGGTTCTCGACGATGCCGTCCTGAATGCCGACGCAGAGTTCGTAGGCGACGCTCTGGTTGACGTTCGACGCCTTCTGCTTGAACGCCTCGATCGAGGCGAACAGTTCCTTGGCGGCCCGGTAGACCTCCTCGCCCTCGCGGAACAGCTTGAAGCCCTTCGGCCCGCGCCGGCACAGCCGCGTGCCGAGGCGAATTTCCAGCGTCTTGAGACTCTCGCTCAGGGTGGACTGCGAGAGATTGAGCGCCGCCTGCGCGGCGGTGAAGCTGCGCTCCTCGACGATCGTGCAGAAATAACGCAGCAGCTTCAGGTCCACATCGTAGATCTGGCTGAGGTTCGACATGGCCGGCCCTTTCTGACGTCGATTGCACGCGCGCCCCCTCGACAGGCGTCGTAGCAAATTGTGCGCCGCACCAGGATCCATCCCAAGTCCTTGACGCTTCGAGGGATCGGAGATGTCTATCGTTTAATCACCTAGGGAATAGTGCCTATCCATTAGTCGTTCGCGACAGGATTGCCCAATGCGGAGGCCGCGCCCACCAGAACATCGCTTGGGGTTTTGGCGATGGCGGCGTGGGAGGGCGCGAGCATAGGTTTCAAGGCATTCCGCCGTCGGCCCAAGGGGACTTTCATGAGCGCAAAACCGTTCCATCTCGGATGGTTCACCAATTTTGCGGTCGATGAATGGACCCGGCCCTTCACCGGCGGCGGTGGCGATCCGTGGGATGGCGGCTTCTACATCGACATGGCGAAGGCGATGGAGCGCGCCTGCTTCGACTACATCATGCTGGAGGACACGCTGATGATCTCGGAAGCCTATGGCGGCAACACCGAGATGTACCTCAAGCACAACATCATGGGCCCCAAGGCGGACCCTTCGCCGCTGGCGGCGCTCATCGGGGCGAACACGTCGCATCTGGGCGTGGTCGCCACCTTCTCCACCATGGCCTATCCGCCCTTCATGCTGGCCCGGCTGTGCTCCACGCTGGACAATATCTGCCGTGGCCGCTTCGGCTGGAACATCGTGACCACCGGCGAGGATCTCGCGGCGCAGAATTTCGGCATGGAGAAGCTGCCGCCGCGCCAGCTCCGCTACGACATGGCCGACGAATATGTCGAGCTGGTCAAGCAGCTCTGGGCGAGCTGGGAGCCCGGGGCCGTGGTCCGCGATCCCGCCACCGGCACCTATGCCGACCACACCAGGATCAAGCCCATCAACTTCAAGGGCACCTATTACAGCAGCCGTGGCCCGCTGAACTGCGCCCCCTCTCCGCAGGGGCGGCCGGCCTTCGTGCAGGCGGGCGGCTCGCCGCGCGGGCGCGAGTTCGCCGCCATGACGGCGGACAGCATCATCGCGCCCTCGATGGGCGTCGCCGGGCTGAAAGCCTATCGCGACGATGTGCGCGCCCGCGCCGAGGCGGGAGGGCGCAACCCCGACGACATCAAGGTGCTCTTCGTGGTCGCCCCCATTCTCGGCGAGACCGAGGCGGAGGCGAAGGCCAAGGCAGCGCGGATCATCGAGGCGCCGGACTATTACGAGAAGACGCTGGCGCTGGTCGCCGCGATAACCGACATCGATTTCTCGACCTTCGATCTCGACGCGCCGCTGCCCCACCTCACCACCAATGGCGAGCAGGGTTCGCTCGATGCGTTCCAGCAGTCGGGGTCGGGCAAGACGCTGCGCCAGCTCTGCGCCGACCAGCTCTCGCGCGGCCTCGACGGTCTCGTCGGCACGCCCGATCAGGTCGCCGAGCGCATGGGCGAGGTCATGGCCGAGGTCGGTGGCGACGGCTTCCTGATCACCCGGCCGTTCACCACCAATATCAGCCGCCAGTACATCAACGAGATCTGCGAGGGGCTGGTGCCGGCGCTGCAGCGGCGCGGGCTCGCCCGCACCCGCTACACCCCCGGCGCGACGCTGCGGCAGACGCTGCGCGAATTCTGAGGCTGTGGACCGTGAGCTTCCCCGCAACGCTGGAGGACCGATGAGCGTAACCGCACCGGGCGGCGCGGAAGACGCCGTCAGCCGAGACATCTACCGCGCCGGCATGGCCAAGCTGCCGGCGGCGGTGAACATCATCACCAGCATCGGCGAGGACGGCCGGTGCGGCTTCACCGCCTCGGCCGTGTGCTCGGTGACCGACAGCCCGCCGACCCTGCTGGTTTGCGTCAATCGCTCCAACCAGTCGCACAAGGCCATCGCCACCAGCCGCGTGCTGTGCGTCAACACGCTGGCCGGGCCGCATCACGAGGCGCTGTCCATGGCGTTTGCCGGCGGCGTCAAGACCATGGGCGAGCGCTTCGACGGCGCCCCGTGGATGGAACTCGTCACCGGCGCGCCGGTCCTCGCGGAGGCGACCGTCGCCTTCGACTGCCGGGTCACGCGGATGGCGACGGTCGGGACCCATGACGTGATGTTCTGCGAGGTGCTGGGCCTCCATGAAGGCGGCAGCAGCGAGGGGTTGGTCTATTTCGGCCGGCGTTTCCACCATCTGACCTGACACGTGCCGACCCTGCGATCTGGAGGAGGACCATCATGACGGCCCTGGAGGCTCAAAGTCCCGTCGACGCGAAGACCTTCTGGCGCGTTCTCAGCGAGAGGGCCACGGGAATGACCGTCGTCACCGCGCAGGGCGAGGACGGCCCGGCCGGCTTCCTCGGCCTGTCGGCGGCCCATGTCGCGGCCGATCCGCCGACGCTGCTGGTGTCGGTGGACGCGAAGACGAGCGCGCTCGGCGCCATTCTCGCCCGGCGCCATTTCGCGGTGAACTTCCTCCCCGCCGGCGCGGCCCATGTCGCCGACGCCTTCTCCGGCAGGACGGGGCTGTCCGGTGCGGACCGCTTCGTCGCGGGCGAATGGGGCGCGCTGGCCACCGGCGCGCCGGTGTTCCTCGGTGCGCTCGGCGTGTTCGACTGCGCGGTCGATCAGGTGGTCGAGCGCGGCAGCATCTCCATCGTCATCGGGACGGTGGTCGGGGCGCGCGCGGCGGGGAGCGGCGAGCCGCTGGTGTTCTTCCGCGGCAAGACGATTGCCGGGCTCGCGGAGGGCTGAGCCGCGGGGTTCCGGTCAGCGCAGGATCTGCGCGAGGAAGCCGCGCAGCCGCTCGCTGCGCGGGTTGGCGAAGAACTCCTGCGCCGGGCCCTGCTCGACGATCGCGCCCCGGTCCATGAACACGCAGCGATCGGCGACGCGGCGCGCGAAGCCCATCTCATGGGTGACGCAGACCATGGTGACGCCGGTCGCGGCCAGTTCCTCGATCACCCCCAGCACCTCGTTGACCATCTCCGGATCGAGCGCCGAGGTCGGCTCGTCGAACAGCAGGATGCGCGGCTCCATGCACAGCGCGCGGGCGATGGCGACGCGCTGCTGCTGCCCGCCCGACAGGCGCGCGGGGTACTTCCCGGCGTGGTCGGCCAGATGCACCCGCTCCAGATGCCGCATGGCGAGCCGCTCCGCCTGCTCCTTGCCCAGCCCGCGATTGAGGCGCGGGGCGAGCATGCAGTTTTCCAGCGCGGTCAGGTGCGGAAACAGGTTGAAGTGCTGGAACACCATGCCGACCTCCTGCCGGATGTCCTGCACGGTGCCTTCCTCGGCGGTGAGGTCGATGCCGTTCACCCTTATGCGGCCGCCATCGCGACGTTCCAGCGCGTTGATGCAGCGGATCAGCGTCGACTTGCCCGAGCCCGAGGGCCCGCAGATCACGATCTTCTCACCGCGCCGCACCTCGAGGTCGACGCCGTCGAGGGCGCGGTGGCGGCCATAGAGCTTAACCACGCCGTAAAGGCCGATGGCCGGCTCGTCCGCTTCCGGCGCGGGCAGGGGGCCGGGCGTTTCGGCGGACGGTTTCACAGCATGGCCTTTGCGAGGCGTGAGAGACGGCGCAGGCCGAAGCGGCCCGGCGCCTCGGCGGCTAGGGGCGATTCCTCCTCGCGCTGGTGGCGGGCGAGCCAGCGGCCCCAGAGTTCGAAGCCGATGCGCAGCAGGTTGATGAACGCCCAGTAGAGCGCCGCCGCGCACAGGATCGGCGTGAAGGGATCGTAGGTCTGCTCGAAGATGCCGTTGGCGACGGCGGTGAGGTCGGTGATGGTCACGACGGAGACGATGGCCGTGCCCTTCACGAAGCTCACCACCTCGTTCTGGTAGGCCTTCAGCCCGTAGCGGATGGCCAGCGGCATCTTCACCCAGATGAAGATATGCCGGCGGCTGATGCCGAGCGCCTCGCTGGCCTCGACGATGCCGGACGGCACGGCCAGCAGGCTGCCGCGCAGCACCTCGGTCATATAGGCGGCATGGTTCAGCGTCAGCGCGACGATGACGCAGCCGAAGGGCGAGCCGAACAGCAGCCAGAGCGGCCCCTCGCGCAGCAGGGCAATCTGCCCGAAGCCGTAATAGACGACATAGAGCAGGATGAGCAGCGGGGCTCCGCGAAAGAAGACCACGAAGATTTCGGCCGGCAGGGCCAGCCACCGGCGCTCGGACATGCGGGCGAAGCAGATCGGGAAGGCGAGGGCGAGCCCGAACATAAGGGGCAGCACGGTGATGAGGACCGTCACCCGGAGCCCGGCCAGCAGCTCGGG comes from Ancylobacter sp. TS-1 and encodes:
- a CDS encoding NtaA/DmoA family FMN-dependent monooxygenase (This protein belongs to a clade of FMN-dependent monooxygenases, within a broader family of flavin-dependent oxidoreductases, the luciferase-like monooxygenase (LMM) family, some of whose members use coenzyme F420 rather than FMN.), with the translated sequence MSAKPFHLGWFTNFAVDEWTRPFTGGGGDPWDGGFYIDMAKAMERACFDYIMLEDTLMISEAYGGNTEMYLKHNIMGPKADPSPLAALIGANTSHLGVVATFSTMAYPPFMLARLCSTLDNICRGRFGWNIVTTGEDLAAQNFGMEKLPPRQLRYDMADEYVELVKQLWASWEPGAVVRDPATGTYADHTRIKPINFKGTYYSSRGPLNCAPSPQGRPAFVQAGGSPRGREFAAMTADSIIAPSMGVAGLKAYRDDVRARAEAGGRNPDDIKVLFVVAPILGETEAEAKAKAARIIEAPDYYEKTLALVAAITDIDFSTFDLDAPLPHLTTNGEQGSLDAFQQSGSGKTLRQLCADQLSRGLDGLVGTPDQVAERMGEVMAEVGGDGFLITRPFTTNISRQYINEICEGLVPALQRRGLARTRYTPGATLRQTLREF
- a CDS encoding flavin reductase, with the translated sequence MSVTAPGGAEDAVSRDIYRAGMAKLPAAVNIITSIGEDGRCGFTASAVCSVTDSPPTLLVCVNRSNQSHKAIATSRVLCVNTLAGPHHEALSMAFAGGVKTMGERFDGAPWMELVTGAPVLAEATVAFDCRVTRMATVGTHDVMFCEVLGLHEGGSSEGLVYFGRRFHHLT
- a CDS encoding flavin reductase family protein, which gives rise to MTALEAQSPVDAKTFWRVLSERATGMTVVTAQGEDGPAGFLGLSAAHVAADPPTLLVSVDAKTSALGAILARRHFAVNFLPAGAAHVADAFSGRTGLSGADRFVAGEWGALATGAPVFLGALGVFDCAVDQVVERGSISIVIGTVVGARAAGSGEPLVFFRGKTIAGLAEG
- a CDS encoding amino acid ABC transporter ATP-binding protein, producing MKPSAETPGPLPAPEADEPAIGLYGVVKLYGRHRALDGVDLEVRRGEKIVICGPSGSGKSTLIRCINALERRDGGRIRVNGIDLTAEEGTVQDIRQEVGMVFQHFNLFPHLTALENCMLAPRLNRGLGKEQAERLAMRHLERVHLADHAGKYPARLSGGQQQRVAIARALCMEPRILLFDEPTSALDPEMVNEVLGVIEELAATGVTMVCVTHEMGFARRVADRCVFMDRGAIVEQGPAQEFFANPRSERLRGFLAQILR
- a CDS encoding ABC transporter permease; protein product: MSALPVDLDLAWRSLPELLAGLRVTVLITVLPLMFGLALAFPICFARMSERRWLALPAEIFVVFFRGAPLLILLYVVYYGFGQIALLREGPLWLLFGSPFGCVIVALTLNHAAYMTEVLRGSLLAVPSGIVEASEALGISRRHIFIWVKMPLAIRYGLKAYQNEVVSFVKGTAIVSVVTITDLTAVANGIFEQTYDPFTPILCAAALYWAFINLLRIGFELWGRWLARHQREEESPLAAEAPGRFGLRRLSRLAKAML